Proteins encoded within one genomic window of Camelina sativa cultivar DH55 chromosome 19, Cs, whole genome shotgun sequence:
- the LOC104767594 gene encoding uncharacterized protein LOC104767594, whose amino-acid sequence MKQILAGLPDEYSRVVDQLEGRDRSPTLAEVYENILHHEVKLKSVVVPSSSLPASANAVNVRGSQHHGTSRYNNRQNNAPRNNTSAPSGYQGRCQICGVYGHSARRCSHFQVSSAQFNTSTPTSVPWQPRANMATTTPWLFDSGAIHHLTTDLSNLSLQHPYNSGEDVTIADGTGLPISHTGSTSIPTPTTPLTLNDVLYVPNIAKNLISVFRLCNANWVLWNSFRSTFR is encoded by the coding sequence ATGAAGCAAATTCTTGCCGGTCTCCCTGACGAGTACAGCCGTGTCGTCGATCAACTTGAAGGTCGTGATCGTTCTCCTACTCTCGCTGAAGTGTATGAAAATATACTTCACCATGAGGTTAAACTCAAGAGTGTCGTCGTGCCTTCGTCGTCTTTACCGGCATCCGCAAATGCTGTGAATGTTCGTGGTTCGCAGCACCACGGTACATCCCGCTACAACAATCGACAAAACAATGCTCCGCGCAACAACACCTCGGCTCCAAGTGGCTATCAAGGTCGTTGTCAGATTTGTGGTGTCTATGGCCATAGTGCACGTCGTTGCTCTCACTTTCAGGTCTCTAGTGCTCAGTTCAACACCAGCACTCCGACATCTGTTCCATGGCAGCCCCGCGCTAACATGGCCACCACAACTCCATGGCTTTTTGATTCGGGGGCTATTCATCATCTGACTACCGACTTGAgcaatctctctctccaacACCCTTACAATAGCGGTGAAGACGTCACTATTGCGGACGGCACTGGTCTCCCTATTTCCCACACGGGTTCCACTTCAATCCCTACACCAACTACACCGCTTACTCTGAATGATGTTTTATATGTTCCTAATATTGCTAAAAACCTTATCTCGGTTTTCCGTTTATGCAATGCTAATTGGGTTCTGTGGAATTCTTTCCGGTCtactttcaggtga
- the LOC104765603 gene encoding transcription factor HY5-like isoform X1 produces MSLQRPNGNHSSSSSSPKKHKTEESDEELLMVPDMEAAGSTCVLSSSADDGVNNQEIDTTQNGGVSTTKRRRGRNPVDKEYRSLKRNRLLRNRVSAQQARERKKVYVSDLESRANELQNNNDQLEEKISTLTNENTMLRKMLINTRPKPDDNNNH; encoded by the exons atgtCTCTTCAACGACCTAATGGGAACCActcaagttcttcttcttcacccaaGAAGCACAAAACTG AGGAGAGTGACGAGGAGTTGTTGATGGTTCCTGACATGGAAGCAGCTGGATCGACATGTGTTTTAAGCAGCAGTGCCGACGATGGAGTGAACAACCAGGAGATTGACACGACTCAAAACGGAGGAGTCTCAACAACTAAACGCCGCCGTGGACGTAACCCAGTTGATAAAGAGTATAGAAGCCTCAAGAG AAACAGATTGTTGAGGAACAGAGTGTCAGCGCAACAAgcgagagagaggaagaaagtgTACGTGAGTGATTTGGAATCAAGAGCTAACGAGCTACAGAACAACAACGATCAGCTTGAAGAGAAGATATCAACTCTGACGAACGAGAACACAATGCTTCGGAAAATGCTTATTAACACTCGGCCTAAACCTGATGACAACAACAATCACTAA
- the LOC104765603 gene encoding transcription factor HY5-like isoform X2 translates to MSLQRPNGNHSSSSSSPKKHKTEESDEELLMVPDMEAAGSTCVLSSSADDGVNNQEIDTTQNGGVSTTKRRRGRNPVDKEYRSLKRLLRNRVSAQQARERKKVYVSDLESRANELQNNNDQLEEKISTLTNENTMLRKMLINTRPKPDDNNNH, encoded by the exons atgtCTCTTCAACGACCTAATGGGAACCActcaagttcttcttcttcacccaaGAAGCACAAAACTG AGGAGAGTGACGAGGAGTTGTTGATGGTTCCTGACATGGAAGCAGCTGGATCGACATGTGTTTTAAGCAGCAGTGCCGACGATGGAGTGAACAACCAGGAGATTGACACGACTCAAAACGGAGGAGTCTCAACAACTAAACGCCGCCGTGGACGTAACCCAGTTGATAAAGAGTATAGAAGCCTCAAGAG ATTGTTGAGGAACAGAGTGTCAGCGCAACAAgcgagagagaggaagaaagtgTACGTGAGTGATTTGGAATCAAGAGCTAACGAGCTACAGAACAACAACGATCAGCTTGAAGAGAAGATATCAACTCTGACGAACGAGAACACAATGCTTCGGAAAATGCTTATTAACACTCGGCCTAAACCTGATGACAACAACAATCACTAA
- the LOC104765604 gene encoding rhomboid-like protein 14, mitochondrial translates to MANFGEGRRSGGGGMLPLLALSAVAEYYRLPWKPPVTASLLAANTLVYLRPALIDPVIPHISEVWFNPHLIFKHKDLKRLFLSAFYHVNEPHLVYNMMSLLWKGIKLETSMGSTEFASMVFALIGMSQGVTLLLAKSLLFFCDYERAYYNEYSVGFSGVLFALKVVLNAQAEDYTSVYGILVPTKYAAWAELVLVQMFVPNASFLGHLGGILAGILYMKLKGSYSGSDPVTMAVRGVTRLVTWPLRFLNGMVRSRRRRITGRGRVGRGQTGIAGPGIWRCQSCTYDNSGWLSACEMCGSGRGRGNGWSLNQGPALSSSNDLPLDELRRRRVERFS, encoded by the exons ATGGCGAATTTTGGCGAAGGGAGAAGAAGTGGAGGCGGAGGGATGTTACCGCTTCTGGCTCTAAGCGCCGTCGCGGAATACTATAGACTGCCGTGGAAACCACCGGTGACGGCGAGTCTTCTTGCCGCGAACACTCTCGTCTATCTCAGACCTGCGTTGATCGATCCCGTTATACCTCACATCAGTGAGGTCTGGTTCAATCCTCACCTCATCttcaag CATAAGGATTTGAAACGTTTGTTTCTATCAGCGTTCTACCATGTCAACGAGCCTCACTTAGTTTACAACATGATGTCACTTCTCTGGAAAGGTATCAAGCTAGAGACATCTATGGGAAGCACTGAGTTTGCTTCTATGGTTTTTGCACTTATTGGTATGTCCCAAGGAGTCACTTTGCTCTTAGCCAAATCGCTTCTATTCTTCTGCGACTACGAAAGAGCTTATTACAACGAGTACTCTGTTGGGTTCTCTGGTGTTCTCTTTGCTTTGAAAGTTGTTCTTAATGCTCAGGCTGAGGATTACACCAGTGTTTATGGTATCTTGGTTCCGACAAAATATGCTGCTTGGGCAGAACTGGTTCTGGTGCAGATGTTTGTACCTAATGCTTCGTTTCTTGGGCATTTGGGTGGGATCCTTGCTGGTATTCTCTATATGAAGCTTAAGGGTTCTTACTCGGGATCTGATCCAGTCACCATGGCGGTTAGAGGTGTGACACGACTAGTGACATGGCCCTTGAGGTTTTTGAATGGTATGGTTAGGTCTCGGAGAAGGAGGATTACAGGGAGAGGAAGAGTGGGTAGAGGCCAGACTGGGATAGCTGGACCTGGTATTTGGAGATGTCAGTCGTGTACATATGACAATTCTGGTTGGTTAAGTGCTTGTGAGATGTGTGGCTCCGGACGGGGTAGAGGAAATGGATGGTCGCTGAATCAGGGACCAGCATTGTCTTCTTCTAATGATCTCCCTTTAGATGAGCTGCGCCGTCGAAGAGTTGAAAGGTTTAGTTGA